One window of Bacteroidota bacterium genomic DNA carries:
- a CDS encoding class II fumarate hydratase, giving the protein METRIETDSLGEVHVPADALYAAQTQRAKDNFPISSLRFGRRFIEALGLVKGAAAKANKQLGLVDDGRADAIVDAAEQVRTGALDDQFVLDIFQTGSGTSTNMNTNEVIATVATRALGENVHPNDHVNYGQSSNDVIPTAMHVAARVAIEQELIPALERFHASLEAKASEFDDVIKSGRTHLMDATPVRLGQEFGGYASQIAHAIRRLRLASDDLAELALGGTATGTGINRPADFPAHAIGFISEATGLQFREAENHFEAQAAKDAYVFAAGALNTLAVAVVKIVNDIRHLSSGPTSGLSEIQLPAIQPGSSIMPGKVNPVMSEALMMVAARVMGNATTITVGGQHGNFELNVMMPVMAHAMLESIEILTNGLDAFRTNCLDGIRANRARAQELLEKNPSIATALNATIGYDKASKVAKKAAAEGRSVRDVLLDMDLVPEDQLDAVLDVRSMTEPGIPGQN; this is encoded by the coding sequence ATGGAAACCCGCATCGAAACCGACTCCCTTGGCGAGGTTCACGTCCCCGCCGACGCGCTCTACGCCGCCCAGACACAGCGCGCCAAGGACAACTTCCCGATCTCGTCGCTGCGCTTCGGCCGCCGCTTCATCGAGGCGCTGGGCCTCGTCAAGGGTGCAGCCGCGAAGGCCAACAAGCAGCTCGGCCTCGTGGACGACGGGCGAGCAGATGCCATCGTGGACGCCGCCGAACAAGTTCGCACGGGTGCCCTCGACGACCAGTTCGTGCTCGACATCTTCCAGACCGGTTCGGGCACGTCGACGAACATGAACACCAACGAGGTGATCGCGACGGTTGCCACGCGGGCACTCGGCGAGAACGTGCACCCCAACGACCACGTCAACTACGGGCAGTCGTCCAACGACGTCATCCCCACTGCGATGCACGTGGCGGCGCGCGTCGCCATCGAGCAGGAATTGATCCCCGCACTGGAGCGCTTCCACGCTAGCCTTGAAGCAAAGGCCTCGGAGTTTGACGATGTGATCAAGTCGGGCCGCACCCACCTGATGGACGCGACGCCTGTACGCCTCGGTCAGGAGTTCGGCGGCTACGCCAGCCAGATCGCGCACGCCATCCGCCGCCTCCGGCTTGCCTCGGACGACCTCGCCGAACTCGCGCTCGGCGGCACGGCGACCGGCACCGGCATCAACCGTCCCGCCGACTTTCCGGCGCACGCCATCGGCTTCATCTCCGAAGCCACAGGTCTGCAGTTCCGCGAAGCCGAGAACCACTTCGAGGCACAGGCTGCCAAGGATGCCTACGTGTTTGCTGCGGGGGCGCTGAACACGCTCGCCGTTGCCGTCGTCAAGATCGTCAATGACATCCGCCACCTCTCCTCCGGGCCTACGAGCGGCCTCTCAGAAATCCAACTGCCAGCGATTCAGCCGGGGTCGTCGATCATGCCGGGGAAGGTGAACCCTGTGATGAGCGAGGCGCTCATGATGGTCGCCGCGCGCGTGATGGGTAACGCGACGACGATCACGGTCGGCGGGCAGCACGGCAACTTCGAGCTCAACGTGATGATGCCCGTGATGGCGCATGCCATGCTGGAGAGCATCGAGATTCTCACCAACGGCCTCGACGCGTTCCGCACCAACTGCCTCGACGGCATCCGTGCCAACCGTGCCCGCGCGCAGGAACTGCTCGAGAAGAACCCGTCGATCGCGACGGCGCTCAACGCTACGATCGGCTACGACAAAGCCTCGAAGGTGGCAAAGAAGGCCGCCGCCGAAGGCCGTTCCGTCCGCGACGTACTCCTGGATATGGACCTCGTCCCCGAGGATCAACTCGACGCTGTCCTGGACGTGCGCTCGATGACGGAGCCGGGCATCCCCGGTCAGAACTAG
- the tatA gene encoding twin-arginine translocase TatA/TatE family subunit — MFALTLPYAIGGLGPWEIALILLVVLLVFGAKRIPEIARGLGKGIREFKDATNEISKELQSEPPRQQQIQPPPQQTYQQPTYAPPQQQQAQSQAPAPPSAKPEA, encoded by the coding sequence ATGTTTGCACTAACGCTTCCCTATGCGATCGGAGGGCTCGGCCCCTGGGAAATCGCGCTAATCCTGCTCGTAGTGCTTCTGGTCTTTGGTGCAAAGCGTATCCCAGAAATTGCCCGCGGCCTGGGCAAGGGTATCCGGGAATTCAAAGATGCCACCAACGAGATCTCCAAAGAGCTACAGTCGGAGCCGCCTCGGCAGCAGCAAATCCAGCCGCCTCCGCAGCAGACCTACCAGCAGCCAACCTACGCGCCACCTCAGCAGCAGCAGGCTCAATCGCAAGCGCCTGCCCCTCCTTCCGCAAAGCCGGAGGCCTGA
- a CDS encoding low molecular weight protein-tyrosine-phosphatase has translation MSTITIKPLVPVEDALRGDRPIRVLFVCLGNICRSPLAEGVFRHHVDRAGLTDRFEIDSAGTGRWHVGEPPDPRMRGTARDRGLSIDDQRARQAQGTDLRYYDHIFTMDRSNLHDVLFLDPQGANSYRVRLFREFDPDPEDYQVPDPYSGQQEGFDLVFNIVDRTSAVILSKLTDAYQLRA, from the coding sequence ATGTCTACGATCACCATCAAGCCTCTCGTCCCCGTCGAAGACGCGCTCCGCGGCGACCGGCCCATCCGCGTCCTCTTCGTTTGCCTGGGCAACATCTGTCGTAGCCCCCTTGCCGAAGGCGTTTTTCGTCACCACGTGGATCGGGCCGGGTTGACCGACCGCTTCGAGATCGACTCGGCAGGGACAGGACGGTGGCACGTTGGCGAGCCACCCGACCCCCGCATGCGCGGCACGGCGCGCGACCGCGGCCTCTCCATCGACGACCAGCGTGCGCGGCAGGCGCAGGGAACCGATCTGCGCTACTACGACCACATCTTCACGATGGACCGCAGCAACCTCCACGACGTGCTCTTCCTCGACCCGCAGGGCGCTAACAGCTACCGCGTCCGCCTCTTTCGCGAGTTCGACCCCGACCCCGAGGACTACCAGGTGCCCGACCCCTACAGTGGCCAACAGGAAGGCTTCGACCTCGTCTTCAACATTGTTGACCGCACCAGTGCCGTGATTCTGAGCAAACTCACGGACGCGTACCAGCTCCGGGCATGA
- the xseA gene encoding exodeoxyribonuclease VII large subunit yields MARTYSLFDAPPPPNAVPPQTVSVGALTAQIKDAIETRFGHVRVEGEIANWKAHGSGHCYFSLRDADQADAQVRAVLWRTAARGLPFRPGDGMRVRAVGRISLYEPRGQYQLIVETMQPAGAGAWRRAFEALKAELASEGLLDASLKKALPRFPERIGLVTSGSSAALQDMLAVLAARFPSVQVLLCPVNVQGSGAATEIAEAIDAFNLAADDPATPTELRADVLIVGRGGGSVEDLWAFNEEDVARAIARSSIPVISAVGHETDVSIADLVADVRAATPTHAAELAVPDGRDVAGLVFGFHESLRLHTERVLANHRHRIEALVRSRSFNCPLDRLDTARQRTDTLVERLHLAGQRLTRAPRLRLDAFSARLQALDPEAPLRRGYALVSHGDSTVRSADALSEGDLVTLRFIDGERAAAIRDPS; encoded by the coding sequence GTGGCTCGTACTTATTCCCTCTTCGACGCACCGCCTCCGCCTAATGCGGTCCCGCCCCAGACGGTCAGCGTCGGTGCGCTCACGGCGCAGATCAAAGACGCCATCGAGACGCGCTTCGGGCATGTCCGCGTGGAGGGCGAGATCGCCAACTGGAAGGCGCACGGTTCGGGCCACTGCTACTTCTCGCTGCGCGACGCCGACCAGGCCGATGCGCAAGTTAGGGCCGTGCTCTGGCGGACAGCCGCACGTGGCCTCCCCTTCCGCCCCGGTGATGGCATGCGGGTACGAGCCGTCGGGCGGATCTCGCTCTACGAGCCCCGCGGGCAGTACCAACTCATCGTCGAGACGATGCAGCCTGCTGGTGCTGGGGCGTGGCGTCGAGCGTTCGAGGCGCTCAAAGCTGAACTGGCCAGCGAAGGGTTGCTCGACGCATCGCTGAAGAAGGCCCTGCCCCGCTTTCCTGAGCGCATCGGTCTCGTCACGTCCGGATCGAGCGCAGCGTTGCAAGATATGCTCGCGGTACTCGCAGCACGATTTCCGAGCGTTCAGGTACTCCTCTGCCCTGTCAACGTGCAGGGCAGCGGCGCCGCGACCGAGATCGCCGAGGCCATCGACGCCTTCAACCTTGCCGCCGACGACCCCGCAACGCCCACAGAGCTTCGCGCCGACGTGCTCATTGTCGGGCGAGGCGGTGGTTCCGTCGAGGACCTCTGGGCGTTCAACGAGGAGGACGTAGCCCGCGCCATCGCGCGGTCGAGCATCCCCGTGATATCGGCTGTGGGCCACGAGACCGACGTCTCCATAGCCGACCTCGTGGCCGACGTGCGTGCGGCAACGCCGACACACGCCGCCGAGCTCGCCGTGCCAGACGGTAGAGACGTTGCCGGGCTCGTCTTTGGCTTCCACGAATCACTACGACTCCACACCGAGCGCGTCCTTGCCAACCATCGGCACCGCATTGAGGCGCTGGTACGCTCGCGCAGCTTCAACTGTCCGCTCGATCGACTGGACACGGCTCGTCAGCGCACGGACACGCTCGTAGAACGGTTGCACCTGGCTGGGCAGCGTCTCACGCGCGCTCCTCGACTCCGCCTCGATGCCTTCAGTGCCAGACTGCAGGCTCTGGACCCGGAAGCACCACTCCGCCGCGGCTATGCCCTCGTCTCGCACGGCGATTCGACTGTACGATCAGCGGACGCGCTCTCCGAAGGCGACCTCGTGACGCTTCGGTTCATCGACGGCGAGCGCGCGGCAGCCATTCGAGACCCGTCGTGA
- a CDS encoding zinc-dependent metalloprotease — protein MRLRFTPSTLVRLTPAFLLTLLLLAGGCSSSKLPDVAPPTAPSAPSRADDSPYKPFAEVVTDSAAADAGLFVSYLVEDGSKLLYAIPDSVMGREMLLVTRVSKTADNIAYGGTKLNTQSVRWERKGRNILLRTVSYSNVAADSLPIYSAVRSSNFEPVVASFGIEAITPDSAGVVIDATSLYTSDVPSLGLPRGSREQYKVRRLDSKRSFLERVASYPENIEVRAVLTYEANQPPSQSSTGTISVEMAHSMILLPAVPMTPRLADERVGYFTRTQTDFGREEQRAERRTYAVRWRLEPSDEAAYARGELVEPKKQIVYYIDPATPERWRPYLKQGVEDWNVAFEAAGFKNAIVAKDPPTPEEDPEFNPEDVRYSVIRYFSSEIQNAYGPNVHDPRSGEILESDIGWYHNIQNLLRNWYFVQTAAANPEARGVEFDEAVMGELIRFVSAHEVGHTIGLQHNFFSSSTVPVDSLRSPTYTAKHGTAPSIMDYARFNYVAQPGDGVQRFTPDIGSYDIHAIEWGYRYFPGIDNADDERPLLHEIVRRTETDPTLRYVRQAVVATDPRAQNEDLGDDAVYAGQLGLANLKRITENLRTWTEEPMEDYATLDELYNQIASQWRRYLNHAGSYVGGVYTEYKTTDQDGPVYEPVPANRQREALAFVLDNGMHRPDWLLDTEILRRIEAAGVQDQIRGLQASVLSRLMSPWRIARLFEAEAVDAMADSELEMEVFTATELFDTVRGSLWSELEDGDAIDPMRRALQRAYLEQLESLMTEEPTAPPNAFFRFYIGYTPIDVSQSDLRPLVRGELETLDDTIAAALGRYRSSNERMDRLHLEDARARIDAILNPEG, from the coding sequence ATGCGACTGCGTTTCACCCCCAGTACCCTGGTTCGGCTTACCCCGGCCTTTCTGCTCACGCTGCTCCTACTTGCCGGTGGCTGTTCCAGCAGCAAGCTTCCAGACGTCGCGCCTCCCACCGCGCCCAGCGCTCCATCCAGAGCAGACGACTCGCCATATAAGCCGTTTGCCGAGGTCGTCACCGACAGCGCCGCCGCGGATGCTGGCCTGTTCGTGAGCTATCTCGTGGAAGACGGCTCAAAGCTGCTCTACGCGATTCCCGACAGCGTGATGGGGCGCGAGATGCTCCTCGTGACGCGCGTCTCGAAGACGGCCGACAACATCGCGTATGGCGGAACGAAGCTGAACACGCAGAGCGTGCGGTGGGAGCGCAAAGGCCGCAACATCCTACTGCGAACGGTCTCCTACTCGAACGTCGCGGCCGACAGCTTGCCCATCTACTCGGCGGTGCGCAGCTCCAACTTCGAGCCAGTGGTCGCGAGCTTTGGCATCGAGGCGATCACGCCCGACTCGGCGGGCGTCGTCATCGACGCGACCTCGCTCTACACCTCGGATGTACCGTCGCTGGGCTTGCCACGAGGCTCCCGCGAGCAGTACAAGGTCCGCCGCCTTGACAGCAAGCGCTCGTTCCTGGAGCGCGTGGCGAGCTACCCAGAGAACATCGAGGTGCGCGCGGTGCTGACCTACGAAGCCAACCAGCCTCCGAGCCAATCGTCAACCGGCACGATCTCGGTCGAGATGGCCCACTCGATGATTCTGCTTCCCGCAGTCCCCATGACGCCGCGTCTCGCAGACGAACGTGTGGGCTACTTCACGCGCACGCAGACAGATTTCGGACGTGAGGAGCAGCGCGCCGAGCGCCGCACCTACGCGGTACGGTGGCGCCTCGAACCGTCCGACGAGGCCGCCTATGCCCGCGGCGAACTCGTTGAGCCCAAAAAACAGATCGTCTACTACATCGACCCGGCCACGCCAGAGCGCTGGCGCCCCTATCTCAAGCAGGGCGTCGAAGACTGGAACGTGGCGTTCGAGGCGGCTGGCTTTAAGAACGCGATCGTGGCAAAAGACCCGCCGACGCCCGAAGAGGACCCCGAGTTCAACCCGGAGGACGTGCGCTACAGCGTGATTCGCTACTTCTCGTCGGAGATCCAGAACGCCTACGGCCCGAACGTCCACGACCCGCGTTCCGGCGAAATCCTGGAGTCGGACATCGGGTGGTACCACAACATCCAGAACCTGCTGCGCAACTGGTACTTCGTCCAGACCGCCGCGGCCAACCCGGAGGCACGGGGCGTCGAGTTCGACGAGGCCGTCATGGGCGAGTTGATCCGCTTCGTTTCGGCGCACGAAGTCGGGCACACGATCGGGCTCCAGCACAACTTCTTCTCGTCGAGCACGGTGCCGGTGGACAGCCTTCGCTCACCGACCTACACGGCGAAGCACGGCACCGCGCCGTCCATCATGGACTATGCGCGCTTCAACTACGTCGCACAGCCGGGCGACGGCGTCCAGCGCTTCACGCCCGACATCGGCTCGTACGACATCCATGCCATCGAGTGGGGCTACCGCTACTTCCCGGGCATCGACAACGCCGACGACGAGCGCCCGCTGCTGCATGAGATCGTGCGCCGCACCGAGACCGATCCGACGTTGCGCTATGTCCGCCAAGCGGTCGTCGCAACAGACCCGCGCGCCCAGAACGAAGACCTCGGCGACGATGCGGTCTACGCCGGCCAACTCGGCCTCGCCAACCTCAAGCGGATCACCGAAAACCTCCGCACCTGGACCGAAGAGCCGATGGAGGACTACGCCACGCTCGACGAACTCTACAATCAGATTGCCTCCCAGTGGCGGCGTTACCTGAACCACGCGGGCAGCTACGTCGGCGGGGTATACACCGAGTACAAAACGACCGATCAGGATGGCCCGGTCTATGAACCCGTTCCTGCCAATCGCCAGCGCGAGGCCCTCGCCTTCGTCCTGGACAATGGCATGCATCGACCCGACTGGCTCCTCGACACGGAGATCCTTCGCCGCATCGAAGCCGCAGGCGTGCAAGACCAGATTCGCGGCCTGCAGGCCAGCGTTCTAAGCCGTCTCATGTCGCCCTGGCGCATCGCCCGTCTGTTCGAGGCCGAAGCCGTCGACGCGATGGCTGACAGCGAGTTGGAGATGGAGGTCTTCACGGCTACCGAGCTGTTCGACACCGTGCGCGGGAGCCTCTGGAGCGAACTCGAAGACGGCGACGCCATCGACCCGATGCGGCGAGCACTGCAGCGAGCCTACCTGGAACAACTCGAATCGCTGATGACCGAAGAGCCTACGGCCCCGCCAAACGCGTTCTTCCGGTTCTACATCGGCTACACGCCCATCGACGTGAGCCAGTCGGACCTCCGCCCGCTCGTGCGCGGCGAACTCGAGACGCTCGACGACACGATCGCTGCGGCGCTCGGCCGCTATCGCAGTTCCAACGAGCGCATGGACCGGCTTCACCTTGAAGACGCCCGCGCCCGCATCGACGCGATCCTCAACCCCGAAGGCTGA
- a CDS encoding nucleotide sugar dehydrogenase, whose protein sequence is MPTALAFKTLVTKRQARVAVVGLGYVGLPLAIEVAEEGFETIGFDVSEATVAHVNAGTSHVKDVASSKLAPLVESGCLHATSDPSALADCDAILVCVPTPLNKVKDPDLSFVVAASKAIRDVLRPGHLVVLESTTFPGTTREVVLPLLAESGLEVGTDFFLCYSPERVDPGNTTWQTKNTPKVLGGVTDTCTQVGGALYEAVFDTVVPVSSVEAAELTKVYENTFRMINIALANELAQACEKLDVDVWEVVEAAATKPFGFMKFTPGPGLGGHCIPLDPHYLSWKMRTLAYRTRMIDLASRINAEMPGFVVRQLADALNDDGKPVRGSRVLVLGIAYKPNVDDVRESPAIEIMRLLQEKGAAVTFHDPHALELRDDGHTPLDGLPLRSVALTPATLEAQDAVVLVTDHDAIDYDLVAAYAPFVLDTRGRMRGLDGAARIVGLSGQEEQRFNKVDA, encoded by the coding sequence ATGCCCACCGCGCTTGCTTTCAAGACCCTCGTCACCAAACGCCAGGCCCGTGTGGCGGTTGTGGGGCTCGGCTACGTTGGCCTACCACTCGCCATCGAAGTGGCAGAGGAGGGCTTCGAGACGATCGGCTTCGACGTGAGCGAGGCGACCGTCGCCCATGTCAACGCTGGCACTAGCCATGTGAAAGACGTGGCGTCGTCCAAGTTGGCCCCCCTCGTGGAGTCCGGATGCCTGCACGCCACATCGGATCCTAGCGCACTCGCAGACTGTGACGCGATCCTCGTCTGCGTGCCGACGCCACTCAACAAAGTCAAAGACCCGGACCTGTCATTCGTTGTCGCGGCGAGCAAGGCGATCCGCGACGTGCTGCGGCCGGGGCACCTCGTCGTCTTGGAGAGCACCACATTCCCAGGGACGACCCGCGAGGTGGTGCTTCCGCTCCTTGCCGAGAGCGGGCTGGAAGTGGGGACCGACTTCTTCCTCTGCTACTCGCCCGAACGCGTCGATCCGGGCAACACAACGTGGCAGACGAAGAACACGCCGAAGGTGCTCGGCGGAGTCACGGACACCTGCACGCAGGTCGGCGGTGCGCTCTATGAAGCGGTGTTCGACACCGTCGTGCCCGTGTCGAGTGTGGAGGCGGCAGAGCTGACCAAGGTCTACGAGAACACCTTCCGCATGATCAACATCGCCCTGGCCAATGAGCTGGCACAGGCGTGCGAGAAGCTCGACGTGGACGTGTGGGAAGTGGTCGAAGCGGCAGCGACGAAGCCCTTCGGGTTCATGAAGTTCACGCCCGGCCCCGGCCTCGGCGGCCACTGCATCCCGCTCGACCCGCACTACCTCTCGTGGAAGATGCGGACGCTGGCCTACCGCACCCGCATGATCGACCTCGCGAGCCGCATCAACGCCGAGATGCCGGGCTTCGTCGTGCGCCAACTCGCCGACGCGCTCAATGACGATGGGAAGCCGGTGCGCGGCAGCCGTGTGCTGGTGCTGGGCATTGCCTACAAGCCCAACGTGGACGACGTGCGCGAGAGCCCGGCCATCGAAATCATGCGGCTCCTCCAGGAAAAGGGGGCGGCCGTGACGTTCCACGACCCGCACGCGCTCGAACTCCGCGACGACGGCCACACGCCGCTCGACGGCTTGCCGCTGCGTTCTGTCGCGCTGACGCCTGCGACGCTCGAAGCACAGGACGCCGTTGTCCTCGTCACTGACCACGATGCCATCGACTACGACCTCGTGGCGGCATACGCGCCGTTCGTGCTCGACACACGCGGGCGGATGCGTGGCCTCGATGGCGCCGCGCGCATCGTCGGGTTGTCCGGACAGGAAGAGCAGCGGTTCAACAAGGTGGACGCCTAG